A part of Ammospiza caudacuta isolate bAmmCau1 chromosome 5, bAmmCau1.pri, whole genome shotgun sequence genomic DNA contains:
- the DYRK4 gene encoding dual specificity tyrosine-phosphorylation-regulated kinase 4 isoform X2 translates to MLTEIVDKSSHVDAFSQSQLTVQERDHLSSNRVFHQRVSRSVLSLPHLEGQVKHGLAVDAANPPSFESSLPQIANKSLQSVLPSFQENGIQGNFPQFNLPDSLPESDTRVHTKPSELESTSIGVKLPMTASELWFLGLEAKKIEGLPETQNNNCYDDEHGSYLKVLHDHIAYRYEVLEVIGKGSFGQVAKCLDHKTNELVALKIIRNKKRFHSQALVEVKILDALLKKDKDDTHNIIHMKEYFYFRNHFCISFELLGINLYELIKKNNFQGFSLSLIRHFTRCVLRCLQVLYQEKIIHCDLKPENILLYHNGQGSVKVIDFGSSCYEDQRVYTYVQSRFYRSPEVILGHPYAMAVDMWSLGCIIAELYTGYPLFPGENEADQLACIMEVLGLPPADFIQAASRRRTFFDSKGFPKSVTNSKGKKRCPDSKDLSTVLNTHDAGFLDFLKGCLMWEPSLRMTPDEAMKHAWIQEPKIFRKPQAPRKMSDGSFSVLESRRETIQNLWKNAADKVRSDLADRLTPFTGTAESDVQNTRKHAIPEKYLENHMEKPIKYDQAEDSGERALPKTSLFFPPIK, encoded by the exons ATGCTGACAGAAATAGTTGACAAG TCTTCCCATGTGGATGCTTTTTCTCAGTCTCAGCTGACTGTTCAAGAGAGGGATCATCTGAGCTCTAACAGAGTCTTCCATCAG AGAGTCAGTCGTAGTGTCCTTTCCCTCCCACATCTGGAAGGTCAAGTCAAGCATGGTCTGGCTGTAGATGCTGCAAACCCTCCCTCCTTTGAGAGCAGCCTGCCTCAAATAGCAAATAAGAGCTTGCAGAGTGTCCTCCCTTCTTTTCAG GAAAATGGAATTCAAGGCAATTTTCCTCAATTTAACCTTCCAGACAGTCTTCCTGAGAGTGATACCAGAGTCCATACAAAACCATCCGAACTGGAGAGCACCAGCATCGGTGTCAAACTGCCTATGACAGCTTCAG AGCTCTGGTTTCTTGGCCTGGAAGCTAAAAAGATTGAAGGTTTGCCTGAAACCCAGAATAATAATTGTTATGATGATGAGCATGGTTCCTACTTAAAG GTTTTACATGACCACATTGCCTACCGCTACGAAGTCTTGGAGGTCATTGGGAAAGGGTCGTTTGGGCAGGTGGCCAAATGCCTGGATCACAAAACCAATGAGTTAGTGGCATTGAAAATAATAAGGAATAAGAAAAG ATTTCACAGCCAGGCTTTGGTAGAAGTGAAGATCCTTGATGCTCTGCTGAAGAAAGACAAAGATGATACTCACAATATCATCCACATGAAGGAGTACTTCTACTTTCGCAATCACTTCTGTATCTCCTTTGAACTGCTAGG AATAAATTTGTATGAGCTGATCAAAAAGAACAATTTCCAAGGCTTCAGCCTGTCGTTGATTCGCCACTTCACTCGGTGTGTGCTGAGGTGCTTGCAAGTGCTCTACCAGGAAAAAATCATTCACTGTGATCTGAAGCCT gagaACATACTATTATACCACAATGGGCAAGGTTCAGTCAAAGTTATTGATTTTGGATCAAGCTGCTATGAAGACCAAAGAG TGTACACCTATGTTCAGAGCCGCTTTTATCGCTCCCCTGAGGTGATTCTTGGTCATCCTTATGCTATGGCTGTTGATATGTGGAGCTTAGGCTGTATCATAGCAGAGCTTTACACAGGCTACCCGCTCTTCCCAGGGGAAAATGAAGCTGACCAACTTGCCTGCATCATGGAG GTATTGGGTCTTCCACCAGCTGATTTTATCCAGGCTGCGTCAAGGAGGAGAACATTCTTTG attCCAAAGGTTTTCCTAAATCTGTAACTAACAGCAAGGGGAAAAAGAGATGCCCAGACTCCAAGGATCTAAGCACAGTGCTGAACACCCATGATGCTGGCTTCTTGGACTTCTTGAAAGGATGCTTAAT GTGGGAGCCCTCCCTGCGCATGACTCCCGATGAAGCGATGAAACACGCGTGGATCCAGGAGCCCAAAATCTTCCGGAAGCCACAGGCCCCAAGGAAGATGAGTGATGGCTCCTTCTCTGTGCTGGAAAGTAGAAGAGAGACTATTC AGAATCTCTGGAAAAATGCAGCTGACAAAGTGAGAAGTGACCTGGCTGACAGACTGACTCCTTtcacaggcacagcagaaagTGATGTGCAGAACACAAGGAAGCATGCTATTCCAGAGAAATACTTGGAAAACCACATGGAAAAGCCTATTAAATATGATCAAGCAGAAGACAGTGGTGAAAGAGCTCTTCCAAaaacatctctttttttcccaccaaTTAAGTAA
- the DYRK4 gene encoding dual specificity tyrosine-phosphorylation-regulated kinase 4 isoform X1, which yields MLTEIVDKSSHVDAFSQSQLTVQERDHLSSNRVFHQRVSRSVLSLPHLEGQVKHGLAVDAANPPSFESSLPQIANKSLQSVLPSFQENGIQGNFPQFNLPDSLPESDTRVHTKPSELESTSIGVKLPMTASEALKNFRNQLTVYEQKEIFNYTELWFLGLEAKKIEGLPETQNNNCYDDEHGSYLKVLHDHIAYRYEVLEVIGKGSFGQVAKCLDHKTNELVALKIIRNKKRFHSQALVEVKILDALLKKDKDDTHNIIHMKEYFYFRNHFCISFELLGINLYELIKKNNFQGFSLSLIRHFTRCVLRCLQVLYQEKIIHCDLKPENILLYHNGQGSVKVIDFGSSCYEDQRVYTYVQSRFYRSPEVILGHPYAMAVDMWSLGCIIAELYTGYPLFPGENEADQLACIMEVLGLPPADFIQAASRRRTFFDSKGFPKSVTNSKGKKRCPDSKDLSTVLNTHDAGFLDFLKGCLMWEPSLRMTPDEAMKHAWIQEPKIFRKPQAPRKMSDGSFSVLESRRETIQNLWKNAADKVRSDLADRLTPFTGTAESDVQNTRKHAIPEKYLENHMEKPIKYDQAEDSGERALPKTSLFFPPIK from the exons ATGCTGACAGAAATAGTTGACAAG TCTTCCCATGTGGATGCTTTTTCTCAGTCTCAGCTGACTGTTCAAGAGAGGGATCATCTGAGCTCTAACAGAGTCTTCCATCAG AGAGTCAGTCGTAGTGTCCTTTCCCTCCCACATCTGGAAGGTCAAGTCAAGCATGGTCTGGCTGTAGATGCTGCAAACCCTCCCTCCTTTGAGAGCAGCCTGCCTCAAATAGCAAATAAGAGCTTGCAGAGTGTCCTCCCTTCTTTTCAG GAAAATGGAATTCAAGGCAATTTTCCTCAATTTAACCTTCCAGACAGTCTTCCTGAGAGTGATACCAGAGTCCATACAAAACCATCCGAACTGGAGAGCACCAGCATCGGTGTCAAACTGCCTATGACAGCTTCAG AAGCCTTGAAAAATTTTAGAAACCAGTTAACAGTCTATgagcaaaaagaaattttcaatTATACAGAGCTCTGGTTTCTTGGCCTGGAAGCTAAAAAGATTGAAGGTTTGCCTGAAACCCAGAATAATAATTGTTATGATGATGAGCATGGTTCCTACTTAAAG GTTTTACATGACCACATTGCCTACCGCTACGAAGTCTTGGAGGTCATTGGGAAAGGGTCGTTTGGGCAGGTGGCCAAATGCCTGGATCACAAAACCAATGAGTTAGTGGCATTGAAAATAATAAGGAATAAGAAAAG ATTTCACAGCCAGGCTTTGGTAGAAGTGAAGATCCTTGATGCTCTGCTGAAGAAAGACAAAGATGATACTCACAATATCATCCACATGAAGGAGTACTTCTACTTTCGCAATCACTTCTGTATCTCCTTTGAACTGCTAGG AATAAATTTGTATGAGCTGATCAAAAAGAACAATTTCCAAGGCTTCAGCCTGTCGTTGATTCGCCACTTCACTCGGTGTGTGCTGAGGTGCTTGCAAGTGCTCTACCAGGAAAAAATCATTCACTGTGATCTGAAGCCT gagaACATACTATTATACCACAATGGGCAAGGTTCAGTCAAAGTTATTGATTTTGGATCAAGCTGCTATGAAGACCAAAGAG TGTACACCTATGTTCAGAGCCGCTTTTATCGCTCCCCTGAGGTGATTCTTGGTCATCCTTATGCTATGGCTGTTGATATGTGGAGCTTAGGCTGTATCATAGCAGAGCTTTACACAGGCTACCCGCTCTTCCCAGGGGAAAATGAAGCTGACCAACTTGCCTGCATCATGGAG GTATTGGGTCTTCCACCAGCTGATTTTATCCAGGCTGCGTCAAGGAGGAGAACATTCTTTG attCCAAAGGTTTTCCTAAATCTGTAACTAACAGCAAGGGGAAAAAGAGATGCCCAGACTCCAAGGATCTAAGCACAGTGCTGAACACCCATGATGCTGGCTTCTTGGACTTCTTGAAAGGATGCTTAAT GTGGGAGCCCTCCCTGCGCATGACTCCCGATGAAGCGATGAAACACGCGTGGATCCAGGAGCCCAAAATCTTCCGGAAGCCACAGGCCCCAAGGAAGATGAGTGATGGCTCCTTCTCTGTGCTGGAAAGTAGAAGAGAGACTATTC AGAATCTCTGGAAAAATGCAGCTGACAAAGTGAGAAGTGACCTGGCTGACAGACTGACTCCTTtcacaggcacagcagaaagTGATGTGCAGAACACAAGGAAGCATGCTATTCCAGAGAAATACTTGGAAAACCACATGGAAAAGCCTATTAAATATGATCAAGCAGAAGACAGTGGTGAAAGAGCTCTTCCAAaaacatctctttttttcccaccaaTTAAGTAA